The nucleotide sequence GCACCGAGGCGGCCGGTACGCCGACCGCCGCCCCGAGCACGGCCGCGCCGAGCCCGACTGCCGCCGCGCCGAACACCAGGGAGGTCTGCGCGGCGGTCACCGACATCTTCGTGGACGGCAGCGTCAAGATCGCCGACGATTCGGTGAAGGCGATCGAGAAGCAGTTGAGCGTGGCGCAGCAGGCGAAGCAGCTCAAGACCACGCTCGCCGGCCTGGCCGACCAGTTGGAGGCCGAGGCAGCCAAGGCGACCGACCCGGAGGTCAAGGCCCTGGTCGAGGAGATCGTCGCCGACATCGAGTCCGGCGCGAAGGCCAAGGACCCGGTGAAGTACCTCCAGAGCGACTTCGTGAAGGTCGGCACGAAGATCGACAAGGAGTGCACCGCCTGACCGGACGCTCGTGACGGGCGTCTGTCGCTGACGTCCGCCTGCCGTGACGCCCGCTCGTCGTGACGCCCGCCTGCCGTGACGCCCGCTCGTCGTGACGCCCGCCTGCCGTGACGCCCGCTCGTCGTGACGCCCGCCTGCCGGGGGCAGCTCGTCGTGGGGACGGCGGGCGGGCGGGGCGAGCGGGCATGATGGGCGGGTGTCGCGCCGGCCGATCGGGTGCCGGCGACGTACGACCTGGGAGACAGGAAGACATGGCCACTTCTGCCGACACGCCGATCGCCGCCCTCCGCTCGGGCCACGACGAACTCGCGGCGCTGGTCCGCGACCTCGGTCCGACCGACCTGACCCGGCCCTCCGGGGCCAGCGAGTGGCAGGTGTCGCAGGTGCTCAGTCATCTCGGCAGCGGCGCCGAGATCAACGAGGCGACCCTCAACGTGGCGCTGGGCGACGGCCCCGGGCTGGACGCCGACTTCAACAAGCAGGTCTGGGCCCGCTGGGACGCGATGAGCCCGATCGAGCACGCCGAAGGGTTCCTGGAGGCCAACCGGCGGCTCGTCGAGCGGTACGAGTCGCTGGACGCGGCGACCCGGAGCAGCCTGCGCATCGATCTCGGTTTCCTGCCCGAGCCGGTCGACCTGGCGACCGCGGCCGCGATGCGGCTCAGCGAGTTCGCCCTGCACGAGTGGGACGTGGAGGTCGCCTTCAACCGGTACGCGACGGTGGCGCCAGCGGCGGTTCCGTTGCTGCTCGACCGGCTCGACGGCCTGCTCGGCTGGATCGGCCGGCCGGAGGCGGTCGGCGAGCGGCCGGTGGAGCTGGCGCTGCGGCTGACCGACCCGGACCGGTCCCTGGGGTTGCGGCTGACCGACCGGGTCGAGCTGGTGGAGCTGCCGGAGGAGCCGGCCGGGGAGATCTCGGGTCCGGCCGAGGCGTTCCTGCGGCTGGCCGCCGGCCGGCTGGCGCCGGAGCACACCCCCGACACGATGACCGTGACCGGCCGGCTCGGCCTGGCCGACCTGCGTCAGGTCTTTCCCGGCTACTGACCGGTCCACCGGCCCGTCCGGTCGATGCTTGACAGCGACCGTCAAGTGCTTGACGATTGATGTCAAGTGAGGAGGGTGGCGTGCCACCGACGCGTGACGAACTGGTCGGGCAACTGCTCCGGACGATGGACATCCGGTTACTCGATCCCCTGGAGATCCTGCTCGACGGGGACGACGTGGTCGACGCGCTGCGCACGGTGGTGCGGGTCCGGGCCGAGGACTGGGCGCACCGGCTGCTCGACGGTGCCGACCGGGAGGCGGTCGGCACCGCGATGCGGATCGTCTCGACGCTCTATCCCGGTGACAATCCGTTCGAGCCGCCGCTCGACTGGTGGCGCAGCCCGCTGGGTCAGATCGTCGCGCGGCGGGTCGGTCATCCGACCGCCGACGCGGTGACGTACGCGGTGGCCGGCGCGATGCTCGGGATCACCCGGCAGGGGGTCCACGACCTGGTCAACCGGGGCAAGCTGGTCCGTCATCCGGAAGGTGGTGTGCTGCCCTCCTCGGTCCGAGACCGACTACTGAGCGAAGGGCGACCCCGCCGTGACTGACCTGCCCCACGACCGCGAGGCGACCACCCACGACCGCGAGGCGACCACCCGAGACCGCGAGAGAACGATCGGAAGCCGCGAGAGCACCATCGAGAGCCGCGAGACGACCATCGGAAGCCGCGAGACGACGATCGAGTCCGGCCCGGTGCCGATCGTCGCCCGGGACCACGGCGGCTCCGGCCACCCGATGTTGCTGCTGCACGGCGCGGGCGGCAACCTCGTGCAGCTGGCCGGACTGGCCGGGGAACTGCGCTCGACATACCGGGTGGTGACGGTGGACCTGCGCGGACACGGGCGTTCCGGCGACGGCCCGTGGAAGTGGGACGAGGTGCTCGACGACCTCGCCGCCGTCGCCGACGGCCTGGGGCTGGACCGACCGGCGGTGGTCGGCGTCTCTCTCGGCGGGATGCTGGCCAGCCTCTGGGCGGCCCGGCACCCGGACTGCCCCGGGGCGGTCAGCCTGGACGGCAACACGCCGCCGAGCCGCCCCGACGACCTCGCCGGGCTGGAGCCGGAGCGGGCCGCCGCCGAACTCGACCGGCTGGCCCAGGTCTTCGACCGGATGTCCGCCGGGATGGCCCAGCCGCTGACCCCGGAACAGGTGGCGGCGGCGGTCGCCGGACAGCGCGCCGAGGCCCGGCGGTACGGCGCCGACGAGGAGCTCTGGGAGGAGGGCTTCCGGCGTAACATGGTGCCGGCCGAGGCCGGGACGAGCCGGTCGCGTCTGCTGCCGGCGCTGGTCGGGGAGCTGCGCGCGACCATCGCGTCGGTGGACCTGATCCCGGTCTACCGGGACGTCCGCTGCCCGCTGCTGCTGGTGCTGGCCACCGAGGACCTGCCGGAACAGCGCCCGTTCCACGACCTCTACGCCGCACACCGGCGCCGGAACCTGGAGCGGTTGGCGACGGTACGGGACAACCCGTGGTTGGACGTGGTCCCACTCGACGGCGCCAGCCACGCCATGGTGGTCGAGCGCCCGCGCGAGCTGGCCGAGCTGATCCGGACGTTCCTGTCCAGGAGGACCGCGCCGTCCAGCTAGGACGCTCCCGTCCGGGTAGGACGTCCCGTCCCACCCGACCGCCCCCTTGCGCTGAGTGCCACTTGTTCTAGTAGAATACGAACATGTTGTTTCGGGTGGTGCCAGCCAGCGGCGTACCGCTGGCCGAGCAGATTGCCGGCAGTGTGCGCCGGGCGCTGGCGGACG is from Micromonospora sp. WMMD1102 and encodes:
- a CDS encoding maleylpyruvate isomerase family mycothiol-dependent enzyme, with the translated sequence MATSADTPIAALRSGHDELAALVRDLGPTDLTRPSGASEWQVSQVLSHLGSGAEINEATLNVALGDGPGLDADFNKQVWARWDAMSPIEHAEGFLEANRRLVERYESLDAATRSSLRIDLGFLPEPVDLATAAAMRLSEFALHEWDVEVAFNRYATVAPAAVPLLLDRLDGLLGWIGRPEAVGERPVELALRLTDPDRSLGLRLTDRVELVELPEEPAGEISGPAEAFLRLAAGRLAPEHTPDTMTVTGRLGLADLRQVFPGY
- a CDS encoding alpha/beta hydrolase — protein: MTDLPHDREATTHDREATTRDRERTIGSRESTIESRETTIGSRETTIESGPVPIVARDHGGSGHPMLLLHGAGGNLVQLAGLAGELRSTYRVVTVDLRGHGRSGDGPWKWDEVLDDLAAVADGLGLDRPAVVGVSLGGMLASLWAARHPDCPGAVSLDGNTPPSRPDDLAGLEPERAAAELDRLAQVFDRMSAGMAQPLTPEQVAAAVAGQRAEARRYGADEELWEEGFRRNMVPAEAGTSRSRLLPALVGELRATIASVDLIPVYRDVRCPLLLVLATEDLPEQRPFHDLYAAHRRRNLERLATVRDNPWLDVVPLDGASHAMVVERPRELAELIRTFLSRRTAPSS